In Mercurialis annua linkage group LG6, ddMerAnnu1.2, whole genome shotgun sequence, the following are encoded in one genomic region:
- the LOC126687956 gene encoding uncharacterized protein LOC126687956, with protein sequence MRDVLNNTFKGGALVWEAPPVGWLKINVDAACFDSGMGTGCDVVERNQTGAWVSAFTNRKAECLSPIVAEGWALKEALSWIKSVKKQKDCVSLLNSLVDIKVIFVYHFANCVVHSLARATYSMTGRKVWVDSPPYFLTDVLRADYP encoded by the exons ATGAGGGATGTTCTGAACAATACTTTTAAAGGAGGAGCTTTGGTGTGGGAAGCACCACCTGTTGGGTGGTTGAAAATTAATGTGGATGCTGCTTGTTTTGATTCAGGAATGGGGACGGGGTGTGATGTTGTTGAACGAAACCAGACAGGTGCTTGGGTTTCTGCTTTTACGAATAGAAAGGCAGAATGTTTATCTCCAATTGTGGCTGAAGGTTGGGCTCTTAAGGAGGCTCTTTCTTGGATCAAGAGTGTAAAAAAGCAGAAAG ATTGTGTTAGTTTGTTGAATTCCTTGGTTGATATTAAGGTTATTTTTGTTTATCATTTTGCGAATTGTGTTGTTCATAGTCTTGCTAGAGCCACGTATTCCATGACAGGACGAAAGGTATGGGTGGATAGTCCACCATACTTTCTTACCGATGTATTACGCGCTGATTATCCTTAA
- the LOC126687957 gene encoding uncharacterized mitochondrial protein AtMg00310-like, with amino-acid sequence MSIDGSYLGLPFTIGRNKSVVFGMLKGRIWTRIQSWKHQFLSAAGKEMLIKSVMLAIPNYYFNVFLIPLSICVDIESCLNAFWWGNKKKEESRGIHWSDWDKLCLPKNLGGMGFRKLRDFNLAMLSKQGWKLLSSPNSLVYRVFHAKYFYNSDFLNAKLGANPSYVWRSLMAAQEIVRKGTRWRIGRGNSLRMELGCGMATVLGDADREVIRKIVLLNNIEEDRLIWYPEVRGTFLVKSAYRMSFGDRRNDRVGEEFFWKWF; translated from the exons ATGAGCATAGATGGATCCTACCTTGGGTTACCATTTACGATTGGTAGGAATAAGAGTGTTGTTTTCGGCATGCTTAAGGGAAGGATTTGGACTCGGATTCAGAGTTGGAAGCATCAGTTTTTATCAGCTGCAGGTAAAGAGATGCTTATTAAGTCTGTTATGTTAGCAATTCCAAATTATTATTTCAACGTTTTTCTTATTCCATTGAGTATTTGTGTGGATATTGAGAGTTGCCTAAATGCTTTCTGGTGGGGTAATAAGAAAAAAGAGGAGTCTAGAGGTATCCATTGGAGTGATTGGGATAAACTTTGTCTTCCTAAGAACCTGGGAGGTATGGGTTTTAGGAAATTGAGAGACTTTAATTTGGCTATGTTGAGTAAGCAAGGTTGGAAGCTTCTTAGTTCTCCTAATTCCTTAGTTTACAGAGTCTTTCATGctaagtatttttataattctgATTTCTTGAATGCTAAGTTGGGTGCTAATCCTAGTTATGTGTGGAGGAGTCTAATGGCAGCTCAAGAGATTGTTAGAAAGGGTACTAGATGGAGAATTGGGAGAGGGAACTCG TTGAGAATGGAGTTAGGGTGTGGGATGGCTACTGTCTTGGGTGATGCTGATAGGGAGGTAATTAGAAAAATTGTTTTGCTCAACAATATTGAGGAGGATCGGCTGATTTGGTACCCAGAGGTGAGGGGGACGTTCTTAGTTAAAAGTGCTTATAGAATGTCCTTTGGTGATAGAAGAAATGATAGGGTTGGGGAGGAGTTTTTCTGGAAATGGTTTTGA